A single window of Drosophila suzukii chromosome 3, CBGP_Dsuzu_IsoJpt1.0, whole genome shotgun sequence DNA harbors:
- the PNPase gene encoding polyribonucleotide nucleotidyltransferase 1, mitochondrial gives MAMIFTRKTLKLLNYRLKCLSLSSSGPKRRIQSTVNGEAPSVEVNFSNGRNMSFSSGRLARFANGTAVCQMGDTAVMVTAVAKSKPNPGQGFMPLVVDYRLKNAASGRIPMNFMRRELGPSEKEILSARLIDRSLRPLFHKDYRTETQLVCNMLAMDAVHSPDVLAINAASMALSLSDIPWNGPIGAVRVGLCNGEVVINPTRRELQSSQLDLVVSATKQNLVVMLEGKGNVVLQQDLLKAIKQGTREAQFIIHEIERLQKAYGRQKREVESAAEVDPDLEQAVKSMCEMRLREIFQDSQHDKISRDNAVNEVRSNVIDKVWSSFPDTEPSQIGELFNQASRSIFRDLIFERGLRCDGREYDQLRNISCQVDMYKPLHGSALFQRGQTQVFCTVSLDSPESAMKLDSLAALESGGLKAKNFMLHYEFPPYATGEVGRIGPVGRRELGHGALAERSLLPTLPNDYPFTVRLTSEVLESNGSSSMASVCGGSLALMDAGVPVSAPAAGVAIGLVTKFENEDTKHLQDYRILTDILGIEDYMGDMDMKVAGTRKGFTAIQADLKVPGIPLKVVMESLQKATDAKSKILDIMSEAIREPRKYPKESWPVSETLTVEPHQRAQLIGPSGLHMKRIYLETGTTLTAADETQFNVFAPSQAAMDEAKELIEGYMVKERVPDLEFGGIYSAKITELRDTGVMVILYPSMPPALLHNSQLDQRKIAHPSALNLEVGQEIQVKYFGRDPVSGFMRLSRKVLQGPASAIPRSLNKSAGESGT, from the exons ATGGCCATGATTTTCACGAGGAAAACGCTGAAGCTGCTTAATTATCGCCTCAAATGCCTAAGTTTATCCAGTTCCGGTCCAAAACGAAGAATCCAGAGCACTGTCAACGGAGAGGCTCCGTCCGTGGAGGTGAACTTCAGCAATGG ACGTAACATGAGCTTCAGTTCCGGCCGCCTGGCGAGGTTCGCCAACGGAACAGCAGTGTGCCAAATGGGCGACACCGCAGTCATGGTCACCGCGGTGGCCAAATCGAAGCCCAATCCCGGCCAGGGATTCATGCCGCTCGTGGTGGACTACCGCCTAAAGAACGCTGCCTCCGGGAGGATACCAATGAACTTTATGCGCCGGGAGCTGGGTCCCTCGGAGAAGGAGATCCTGTCCGCCCGCCTGATTGACCGCTCGCTGCGCCCGCTCTTCCACAAGGATTACCGCACGGAGACACAGCTGGTGTGCAACATGCTGGCCATGGATGCGGTGCACAGTCCGGATGTCCTGGCCATCAATGCCGCCTCCATGGCGCTGTCTTTGAGTGATATTCCCTGGAACGGACCCATTGGAGCAGTGCG CGTTGGCCTCTGCAATGGCGAGGTGGTGATTAACCCCACTCGCCGGGAGCTACAGTCTTCGCAACTGGATCTTGTAGTCTCCGCCACCAAACAGAACCTCGTGGTCATGCTGGAGGGCAAGGGCAATGTGGTTTTGCAGCAGGATCTCCTCAAGGCCATCAAACAGGGCACCCGGGAAGCCCAATTCATCATCCACGAGATCGAGCGGCTGCAGAAGGCCTACGGCAGGCAGAAACGCGAAGTAGAGTCGGCAGCCGAGGTAGACCCGGATCTGGAGCAGGCTGTAAAGAGCATGTGCGAGATGCGGCTGAGGGAGATCTTCCAGGACTCACAGCACGACAAGATCTCGCGTGACAACGCGGTCAACGAAGTGCGCTCCAACGTCATCGACAAGGTGTGGAGTTCCTTTCCCGACACGGAACCTTCGCAAATCGGCGAGCTATTTAACCAGGCTAGCAGATCCATTTTCCGGGATCTGATCTTCGAGCGGGGACTTCGCTGCGATGGACGGGAGTACGACCAGTTGAGGAACATTTCTTGCCAGGTGGACATGTACAAGCCGCTCCACGGATCCGCCTTATTCCAGCGTGGTCAGACGCAGGTTTTCTGCACGGTTAGCTTGGATTCGCCGGAGAGCGCGATGAAACTGGACTCGCTGGCTGCTCTGGAAAGCGGTGGTCTGAAGGCCAAGAACTTTATGCTGCACTACGAGTTTCCGCCGTATGCCACGGGTGAAGTGGGACGGATTGGTCCAGTGGGTCGCCGTGAGCTGGGCCATGGCGCCTTGGCGGAGAGATCCTTGCTGCCCACCCTGCCCAACGACTACCCTTTCACAGTGAGGCTCACCTCTGAAGTACTGGAATCcaacggcagcagcagcatggCCAGCGTTTGTGGTGGCTCTTTGGCTCTCATGGACGCCGGAGTGCCAGTGAGTGCGCCAGCAGCGGGTGTGGCCATTGGCCTAGTCACCAAGTTCGAGAACGAGGACACCAAGCACCTGCAGGACTACCGCATCCTGACCGACATCCTCGGTATCGAGGACTACATGGGCGACATGGACATGAAGGTGGCGGGCACGCGGAAGGGCTTTACCGCCATCCAGGCGGACCTCAAGGTTCCGGGCATTCCTCTAAAGGTAGTGATGGAATCTCTGCAAAAGGCAACCGATGCCAAATCCAAGATTCTGGACATCATGAGCGAGGCTATCAGGGAACCAAG AAAATACCCCAAGGAAAGCTGGCCAGTAAGCGAGACCCTAACTGTGGAGCCGCACCAGCGGGCGCAGTTGATTGGACCCAGTGGCCTCCACATGAAGCGGATCTATCTAGAAACGGGCACCACCCTAACCGCTGCCGATGAGACCCAGTTCAATGTATTCGCACCTTCTCAAGCTGCCATGGATGAGGCGAAGGAACTAATCGAAGGCTACATGGTGAAGGAGCGAGTGCCGGACCTGGAGTTCGGCGGAATCTACTCTGCCAAGATCACAGAACTGCGGGACACTGGAGTGATGGTCATCCTATATCCCAGTATGCCACCCGCTCTGCTGCACAATTCGCAGCTGGATCAGCGCAAGATTGCCCATCCCTCTGCGCTAAATCTGGAAGTGGGTCAGGAGATCCAGGTCAAGTACTTTGGCCGCGATCCCGTCTCCGGTTTCATGCGCCTCTCGCGAAAGGTTCTCCAAGGACCCGCCTCGGCGATCCCCCGTTCGCTCAACAAATCTGCCGGAGAAAGTGGAACGTGA